The window TCCCAACCGTTTGCTTTCGAATCCCGCCTCGCAATGAAGATAGCTGCCACACGAGCGCGAATGCCCGGACAGTTGAGCCATCATATAGCATCGATGTGACAAAATTGCCAGAGGTACGCGCGTATTTGCGCGCCATGCACGTTAGCGCGGCCTTAACCCTCTGGAAATGCAATCGGTTGAGGCTCTGGCAACAGAGCCCCGAAGGCCTTGGGAAGGGTTCAGTCGCCCTCGCCCGGCTCCGGCGAGAAGTACTTCTCGAGCTTGCCTTCCTCGTCCTTCATCGCGTCGGCATCCTCTGGCGGATCGCGCTTGACGGTGATGTTGGGCCACTCTGCCGAGTACTTGGCATTGAGCTCGAGCCAGGCTTCGAGGCCGTTCTCGGTGTCGGGAAGGATCGCTTCGGCAGGGCATTCCGGTTCGCACACGCCGCAGTCGATGCACTCGCTGGGGTTGATGACGAGCATGTTGTCGCCCTCGTAGAAGCAGTCCACCGGGCACACTTCCACGCAGTCCATGTACTTGCACCGGATGCAGTTGTCGGTGACGACATAAGTCATGGCTGCAGCTCTTCCTTCACAACGGTCCGTACCGGCCCACCCGCGGGGCCTCCATCAGCGGGTGCTGCTATGGGAAGGATGCCCCTCCCGTCAAGCACTCTGTAGCAGGCCTGCGCTTCCGGAGCG of the Novosphingobium sp. 9 genome contains:
- the fdxA gene encoding ferredoxin FdxA, which gives rise to MTYVVTDNCIRCKYMDCVEVCPVDCFYEGDNMLVINPSECIDCGVCEPECPAEAILPDTENGLEAWLELNAKYSAEWPNITVKRDPPEDADAMKDEEGKLEKYFSPEPGEGD